In Bradyrhizobium paxllaeri, the genomic stretch GGACTGGTGGTGGGCCGCGCCTGGAACGCGATGCGAATGCCGGCCGTGCCCGCACCCGTCGGACACATAATCACGCTGGTTTTCGTCATGATCGGCTGGACGCTGTTCCGCGCACAGGACTGGCAAACCGCAGCGACGATGTTCAGCGGCCTGGCAGGTCAGCACGGTTTTGCAATGACGAACGGCTTCGCCGCCGCGATGAGACCGATCGAAGTGGCGGCGCTCGTCGTCGGAATCGCGATGGTGTACCTGCCGGCATTGAGCAGATTGTCGCCGCGGTTGGCGTCGGCCATTGCGCGACCGTCCTTTCTGCTGGCTGCGGTGCTGTGGCTGTGGTCGCTGTGGGTGATGCAAAGCCGAACCGTCATTCCGTTCCTCTACTTCCAGTTCTGAAGGAGCGCCAGCATGATAAAAATCCTGACCGTTCTGGCGATCATCTTCTCAGGCTTCGTGTCTGTCCTCTTTCGCGGCGGCGATTCCCTCTACGACATCCTCAAGACGGCGCCGCTGAATGACTACATGTCCGGAAGCCTGTCCGGCAAAATCGATCGCGCCGTGTTCGATGCCATTCCGCGAAGCACGGGGTTGAACGGCCTCTCGGCCGGGCTGCTCTACAAGGGATTGCGCGATGCCGGACCGCAGGTGTGGGCCGGCTGCAACGACTGGCTCTATTCCGCTGAGGAATTGCGCGTCGATCGTCGCGATGCCGAACATATGGCGGCGCGCCTTCGCTTGTTGCCACGCCTGGTGCAGGCGTTTGCCGAGCGCAAGATTCTGCTCGTCGTCGTTCCCGTCCCGGACAAGGCCGAACAGGTCGAAGAGCAGCTCTGCGGAATTTCCGCCGACGCATCACGCGTTCGCGCGAATGCGTGGGCGCGGGCGGCGGGCGCCACGAAACTTCATCAGGTCAATTTGCGGGATCAGTGGCCCCGGCCCGGCTATTGGCGCACCGACACGCACTGGGACAGCACTGGCGCACAGTTCGCCGCCGAAGCTGTCGCCGAACTTGTCAACGGCGCAATGGGTGCGGGAACCGAACGCGTCAGCCTGACACGCGGCGTCAGGCATGAACGTCCCGGTGATCTTGCGCGCCTGGCAGGATTGCAGGATGCGCCAAAGTGGCTGGCGCCGGCTGCGGAATATACCGAGGATGCGCGGGCTACCATCCAGCGGTCCGGCGGACTGCTGGACGACGCGACGGCACCGTCAGTCCTGCTCGCCGGCTCGTCATTTTCACAAAACTCCGGTTTCATTGAATACCTACAGATGGCGCTTGCGCGCGAGGTCGCGCAGGTCAGCGAGGCCGGTGGCGGCTTTGCGGGCGCCCTTCTCAAACTGCTGCAACAGAAGCCGGATAGGTTGGCGGGCGCGAAGGTTGTGATATGGGAGTGGCCGATGCGATCGTTGGTGGCGCCGCTGAGCGATCCCGAGCGGCAGATGCTGCGACAAATCGAAGGTCATTGATCGTGCGCCGGTCCCTTGCAAATCTGATTGCGACGACAGCCGTGTTCTTCGCGACAACGACAGTTTCAGTGGCGCGCGATGCCGTGCTCGAAGGCAAGCAGAACTGGCTGTTTGCCGGATGGGAGAGCCTCACGACCACAAAACCCGCCGCAGAAAAATCATCGATCGGCCTGATCGCCGACGCGAGCCGCCAGTTTGCGAAAAGGAACATCAAGCTGATCGTTCTGATCGTGCCGCTGAAGCCGCGATACTATGAATCGCTGTTGCCCGACGGTGCCGCGATGTCGGACGACATCCGCAAGCGCTATGACACGCTGTTGACCGAGCTCCGCGCCGGCGGCGTTGCCGCGATCGACGTCAGGGACGCGTTCAAGAGCGTGGTCGCCGGCAAGCAGGAAGTGTTCTACCGCGCCGACTTCCACTGGACGACATTTGCCGCGGAGGCGAGCGCCGACCAGGTGGCGGCGCTGATCCTCTCATCGAGTCCGCTGCCGGGAAAAACCGGAACCGGAATGAAACTCGGTGAGTGGATCAATGATCGCCATCTCGGCGACCTCGCCGCCAACTTCCTGTCGCCGGAGCGGAAGCGCGAGATCGGTCCGGAGGCCTACGTCATCCGCCAGGCCCCCAAGGCTGCCGCGGGATTGCTGGACAGCGATCCGGCACCGGTGGCGGTGGTCGGGAACAGCTTTGTACAGCCCTATTTCGGATTTTCTCAGCGGCTGTCGAACAAGATCGACCGGCCCGTCTCGCTCAAGTGGAACCCTGGCGACATCGGCCCGTGGGCCACCTTGCTGCAGTGCATTAAATCATCGGAATTCACGGGACATCCACCCCAATTCGTGGTCTGGCAATTTAATGAGGCCCAGCTTCAAAATGGACCTGACGCGGTCGGGGAATGGGCTGCTCAAAGCATTATCAGTCCTGCCGACTGGACCGCGCGTCTGCAGGACGCGCTGCGCAACTAGGACAATTGGTTAACTCGGGAAGCGCGCCCGTCAGGCCGCAGCAAAAACATCACAGCCCCCAAAAAAGTGAGAAAAATGAATAACATCAAGGCCTGCCGCGCCGCCAAACAGCCGTTTCTCAGTTCCGCTGAATCACCGCCTCGGCTACAGTTCGGCGGTAAAATTTAACTGGATTGGCATAGCACTGGTTGCATGGGGAATTGGGGCGGGAAATACCTGAACCGGACGGCATTTCGGGCGGCGCTGGGGGCGCTTTTGCTCGTGGCTGTGCTGTGCTCCGGCGCCGTCGCCCAGGTCGCGGATACTGGGCCCCCCTTGGAGGGCGAGGCCTATACGGCAACGGAAACCGCCTACAAGGCGTTCGGCCAGGGCGACTACAAGGCGTCCGCGGCAAGCGCCGCAGAGGCTGTGGCGCTCCGTCCTGACCTCCTTCGCTTGCACCTGCTCCTGATCGATTCACTGGTTGCCGCGGGCGATCTCACCCAGGCCGAGCAGGCAACCAAGGCCGCCTCCGCGGCGTTTGCCGGCAATCAGGAGCTCGAGGGGCGCCAGGCGAATATTCGGCAGCGCCTCGCCCAGCGGCCGGCCAGCGAGGGCTACAAGGCGTTTGAACGGGGCGACGCCAAGGCGGCGGTCCGGGCGGCTCGCAGCGCAGTCGAATACGCGCCCGACTCGATGTCCTACCGCCTGCTGTTGCTGAGCGCTCAGCTCGCGGACGGCAATTTCAATGACGCGGTCGCGACGGCGACCGGCGCAAACAAGCTCGACCCCGGTAACTATGTGCCGCTGGTCTGGCGCGGCTACCTCTACCAGAAGCTGGGGAACCGGGCGCAGGCGGTTAGCGATTTCAATGCGGCGCTGGCCACACCCAACCTGACCGACATCGAGAAGAAGAACATCCGCCTGATCGCAGCCGACGCGGCGCTCGCCAACGGCGATTTTCGCACCGCCCGGGAATTGCTGGCGGACTATTCTAAGACCGATCCTGCGGTCGTAACGCGTCTGGGCGACGCGGATGCTGCGGCCGAGAAAAAGGCGACGTTGAAGGGCGACGGCAAGCTGATGCCCATGCCGGTCCAGACCTGTCGCGATACGCCGTATGGCTCGGTGTGCAGCCTGGAGGCGCCCGCGGTCCAGAGCGTTGCCACGCCGATCATTCCCGTCGACAAAACCGCCGAGAGTTTTGAGGCCGCAGGCAAGGCCTATCAGGCCAGCCGGGCCAAGAACTATTCGCTCGCCATCGAAGAAGCCAGGAAGGCCGTCGAGGCCAGTCCGGAGACGGTCGCCAATCATCTCCTGCTGGTGAACCTAATGATCAGCGCAGGCCGGCCGGCCGACGCGGAAGTCGCTGCCAGCCGGGCCATTGCGCGGGGCCACGGCACCGCCGAAATCTACGCCCAGCGCGGCTATGCCCGTAACCTGCAGCATAATCGGCGTGGCGCAATGGCCGATTGGGAAACCGCGCTGCAACGCGGGCTGCCGCCGGACCAGGCCCGGAACGTCCGGCTGTCGCTGGCGGATGCCGCCCTCGCCGCCAAGGATCCGCAGCGTGCGCTACGCGCCCTTCAAAGGCTGCCGGTCAGCTACGACACCGCGATCCGCCGCGCCTATGCCTTGCAGGCGCTCGATCGGAAGGAAGAGTCCATCGCCGAGTTCCGGACCGCCGAGCGACTTGGCCCGACGACGGTCCAACGCGACGCAGCCTTGCGCGCCCAGATCAACACGCTCCTGGAACTGAAGCGCAAACCCGAGGCGCGCGCGATCTTCGATGAAGCCATCGCGCGTGGCCGGCTGAGCACGATGCGGGACGCCGATCTCGCCTATCTCGCGGTCGCCGTCGGCAACGACGAGGTCGCCCTGAGCCGCTTCGATCGCGCGCACGACCGCGGGCAGCTTCCGCCACGGGCAACGATCGATGCCGGCTATACGGCCATGCGTCAGTTCCAGAATCCGAAAGCGATCGCCTATCTGATGGAGGGGGTCGACGCCAAGGTCGACGGTCGCATCAACATCGACGATCAGAAACTGTTCGAGACCCGCCGCACGATCTCGGATCTGTCGCGCGTGTGGGGGATCAACAGCTCGATTACGTACGGCAAGGTCGGGTCGGCGCCGAACCCGTTCCTGATCGTGAACAATCCCGCAAGCACCTACACGTCTCAGCTCGGTACCGAGTTCTATTATCGCCCTCCGGAGTTCGGCAACCGGAACGGTGCGCTGTTCGACGTGTTCGTCCGGCTTTTCGAAACGCTGTACGATCAGGCCGGCGGCCCCACGGGATTGCGGACCACGCAAGGCATGGTCGGCGCGCGCTGGAAGCCGTTCTCCGACCACAACCTCGTTCTAGAAGTGGACAAGCTGATCGCGCTCGGCGATGCTGCGCGCAACGATACGCTATTGCGGGCAGCCTATTCCTACACGGTCGGCACCGATCTCAGGGCGATCGATACCCACTGGCCGACCTGGTACGTCTACGCCGAGGTCGACAAATTCCTTGAGAAGAGCCAGCTTGTCGGCATCGCCGAAGGACGCTTCGGACACAGCTTCCGCCTCGATCCCATCAGCCGCAATCTGGTGTTCTTCCCGCATGCCGTGCTGGCCGCGAGCTACGACGACTCCTTCGCCAACCACGAAGCCTATTCGGTCGGCGCCGGCGGCTCGCTGCGCTACTGGTTCGGCGAAACCAAGTATCTCGCACCTCCTTCTTATTGGGAGCTGACGCTGCAGTATCGCTTCCGCATTGCCGGCGACAAGCGGGCGGAAGGCATCTTCGCGCAGACGTCGATCAATTATTGAGCGGCGAGCCCGCTCGGCATTTCTGAGCATCGATCAGGCATCAGTCGGCTGCTGTGGGTACGGCGTGCGCGAGTCCGAGCGCAACTATCGAAGATCAATTACTCGCGGGGCTTCCGCACCTTCCTCTAAGCATAAAAAACGAGAGCCGCCTTGCGGCGGCTCTCGGCACTGAAAGAAGACTTGCGGACGTTAGGCCATCGCCAAAGCAGGCTTCGTCTTGCGGCGATAAGCCATGAAGCCGAGACCGGCAAAACCGGCAATCATCATGACCCAGGTCGACGGCTCGGGAACGGCGGCCGTCAGGAACTGCACTTCGCTGAGCATGATCCAAGGCTGCAGGCCCGAGTTGGGCTTCAACTCCCCGGTTTGGCCAAGCGCAGCTTCCTTGCGGAAACCGCTGCTGTAGATGCCCTCGTCCGGATCGCAGAAGGTCACGCAGTTCGACGAGTTGTAGGGATCAGCGGGATTATATCCCTTCACGTGGTCGTTGTAGTAATTGATGCCATCCTGCTGCAACACCCCGCGATTGAGCGTCAAGCCAAACTGCGAACTGGACGAAATCAAGCCGAACCCGCTGAGGGTGATCAGCGCCGTGTCGTCATTGATCGACGCCAACGAAAACGTCACGCCGGTCGGAACACCATTGATCGTGAGCTCCACGCTGGCCGGCGCGGCCACGAGGCCATTGGCATTGCCGAGAATCGGGTTGTAGGCAGCGACATAAAGCGAAATCGAACTGACAGTCTGGCCCGCGGCGAGATTGAAGATGATGTTCGGGTCCTGGTACTTCCAGCCGACATACTGGGAGGCGCCGGTATACATCAAATTCGATACGTTGCCCGTGGGGCTGCTCACCGCCGAGTAGCCGAGTGTCGCGATCGTGCCGTCCGTCAGCTTTCCGGTGCCTCCGCTGAGCCAGGCTTCTTTCGGCGCTGCATTGTTGGGAACGAGTTGGTTCGATCCGTTCTGGCTGGCGTTTGCAGTCGGCGATCCCTCGCCCGTCTTCGTATAGGTCCAATCGAAATAGTTCTGATTGCCGGTCGGCGTAGTGAATTGCGTGGCGCCGTTGCCGTTGTTCATCTCATAACTGGTGACAGTGACGAGGCCGGCCGACGCAGCCGTAGAACCCAGCAAGATTGTCGAGAGAGCAATGAGCAAACGAGACCGCATATTAAATTCCTCAAGAGGCGCACAAATAAATCGAACACCGTCGTTTATTGTTACCAAGTTATTACCATGGAGCTTACCCGGTGCAAAGCTGCATCTTCCGGCGCAACGTTTATCGTTAACAGGCTGAACGCGCAGGTTGTTGCGAAAGGATCGTCCATGCGCGCATCGGTTGATTTAGGCCTTCAATAAACGCGGTTTTGCTCAGTTTTGCTGACCTCCCGCACCAGATAGTGTTCCAAAATGGCACCGAGGTTCAAATCCTCAAAAAAGCCGTGATAACCATCGGCAATATCGCCCTCAATTAACTGATTCTGATTTAATGTTCGGCTTTAGATCGCGACGGGGTCGAGGCTGATTCGCCGCGACGGGCTAGTTCGCACGTCGGCCGTCCGATCGGTACTTTGCAGTTGGATTACCCGGCTGGTTTGCCGGCAGAGCCGGATCTGGCACCCTGGCGAACTCGTTTGTCACACCATCCGCCGCCGGCCCGCGAAAAACAAAAAAGCGCCGGTCCGTGACCACGATGTCGCCCTTCTGAAGCAGGGTATCATTCATGGCCATATCCGAGGCGATCCGCGCGGCCTCCGCGGCAGAGGGTGGCGGCCGCCTAATGCGACCGCTCTCCTGTCCATGCGCCGCTGCGCTCAGCATCAAGGCGGCCTGGACGACAAAGGCTTTCCACATGGCTTTCTGACACACAGAAGCGGATGGCCTAATCCTACAATAAAAGCCTCCTGACCGGCGGCTCGAAACGTACAATCGGCGGCGCCTTATGAGCGCCCGGCAGAGGAAATATCAGCTGTTCAGCCTGATCGAATCCCGTCGACCCAACAAGCCCCCTCCAAGGCGATTAGCGAACTGGAGTTGGCGGGCAATGCGGAAAATTAGAGAAGCTGGGAAGTCTCAAACGTTCGCTCGAATCTTGGCCATCCCCGAGCACACCGTGGCGGCGAACCTGTTTTCCGGTGTCGTTTTCAGCTCGCTGCCCAGTTGGCTATCGTCCCGCTCCGATTGACCGCGCAATGCCCTTTCGAGCTTCAGCCAATCGCTCTCCTTGATTTCGGTCGATTCATTCAGCGCGGCAAGCAACGCGCTTGTCAGTCTATCCGACACGGCCACAGTCCCCTGCTCCATTGACACCATCCCGGCTCCCACGCCGGAAGAATGATGTCGCAACCACTCAAGCCGCTAATCGAACTCAATGCTGTCTGAGCTAGAAATCCCAACTACGGGACGATTCGCAAGCGTGCCGCCGAATTCGCCTGCTTTTTTCCAACTCTAGATGAACGGCTATTGAGCCCGTTTGATAGCCCACAAGGGGCGCGGTGGATATGAACGGTTGTCTGGGCTTGGCCGATTCTTCCGCGCCGCGGCAGGAATGCAACAGCGCAATATCGCCTGAGAAAATTCGACGGAAGCAGGGATATCCCGGACGATAGGTCAACCGCTGGGCAACCATCGTCCGGCTTGGGAGTACGTTTAGTGCGCACGGCACAAGGCGGACTGCCTAAACCCCCAAGAGCCATTCCACGCCGGTGAATATCGCCCACAGCCAACCAACCATGGCGATCCCGATTGCTGCCAGATAGAGCGGCGGCGTCAGTCCTTGACGCAACTTGATCATTGTGAACTTCGCAAAGCTTCAGCCTCGGACAGACGTTCGCGAAGGCGTCGTAATTCGAGATATCGTTCCGCAATGGTCTCGGCCGGCTGCTTTTTCGAGGCCTTCCGCGGCTTCTTTGGTTTTGGCAAAATGGTCGTGCGACTGTGCGCTTTCATGTGTGCCCCCTCCTCCTGCCTGAGAAACTCAGGCAAACGGCATGCCAGTTAAAATCGGTGATGCGACCGGGCTCCGTTTAATCTTTGTCGGCGCGTTCTTATGGGAGTTCGATAACGGTTGCGTGACCCATTTGGGGGACGTCGCGGAAAAAAACCGCGGGGCAAATGGCTAGTTAGGCGTTGATCGGTCGGTCCGTATCCAGTGGGACGCCGTGCCGCCTAACAACATCCGGCTATAGAACCCGATCTTTCTAAATGCAAAAGAACCAAACGATAATACTTCGTGCGCCGGAAAAACCTCGCGCCCGAATTTAAACCAGGCCAAAAGAGCACATAGGATAAATCCAGCGAGATTGCCGCCCGCGATCAGCGTCGGCAACCACGGGCCTCCAAGCAATGTGACCAATGAAGTCAGGCCCACCATGCCGACGATCATCAGCACAAGGAGAGAGAGCGGCGGCACCAAAAGGTCGAGCGCCAGCACAAGAACATTGGCGTCGCCGCGCTTCAAGCCGGCAGCCAGAAGCTGCGGAACGAATCTTCCGATCATAGCGAGATGACCCTGCACCCAGCGTTGACGCTGGCTCTCAGTGCCCTTGGCGCTGGTCGGAAATGTGCTGGTAACTTTCACGAACGGGAAGAAATACGGAGCCTTGCCCGCTTGCGCGAGATCGAGCCCCAGCTTCAAATCCTCAACCAGATGACCGCTGGCCAACGGCACGGAGTTGATCGCATTCCAGGGAAACATCATTCCCGTTCCCATCAACTGAACGGGGCAATGAAGGTTTCTCAGTCCAAGGGGACGGATCCAGTTTCTGAGAATCCAGGCGAACTCCGCGAAGCTGTGATTGATAGGTGAATTTTCAGCGCTTCGCATCATGAACAGCGCTTGTACCGGCCGCTGAACCTGCTGACAGACCCGCTTTAGCCCTTCGAGCAGGTCGGCCTGGAGCCGGCAATCGGCGTCGACGAAGAGAACAAAATCAGGTGGATCCTGGGCAAGATGGGCGATGCCCCACCCCATCGCGAATCCTTTGCCGATTCTTTCGCGGTCGTCGCGGACAACAACCTCCGCACCCGCTTCGGCCGCGACCGCTGCGGTGTCATCAGTGCAATTATCGGCAATGACGATCAGACGATCTCCAGCACGAAGCTGGGATTTGATATCCTGCAACGTCGGAACGAGGCCCAGGCTCTCATTGTGCGCGGGAACAATGACTGCAACGCGCTTCTCGCTATTTAATTCCCGGACTTCGAAAAGCTCCAGCCTCGGCGCCTTGAGGGCCGCAATGACTTCAACCAGCAGGACCGCGACGGGAACGCTGAGCAATCCAGCCAGAGCGGCCAAGATCAACATCACAAAAACCGATCTCGAAACGTTTGACTTAACGCTTTGTCAGGCAAAAAAGAGAATATGGAAGCGGGATATAAATATCCTTTTTCCAGGTCGATTACTACTATATTTCCCAAATAGATAAATAGGCGAGTGGAACAAAAATGGGCACATTCCACGGGCCTATCTTGGGATAAAGTCAGGCATGAAGATCGCCTATCTGATTAACCATTATCCGGCTGTGAGCCACAGTTTCATTCGGCGCGAGATCCTGGCGCTCGAACGCCTGGGGCACGAGATCGTGCGAATATCGGTGCGGGGCTGGGACGATGCGCAGCGCGGTTCCGAAGATCAGCAGGAGCAGGCTCGCACGCGTTACGTCTTGCGCGGCGGCGCGGTGCCGCTGCTGGCCTCATTTTTGCGGATCCTGGCAACCAACCCCGTCGGCCTGTTTCGCGCGTTCGTTCTGACGTTGAAGGTCGGCCTGCGGGCGGAACGCCCCCTCCCCGTTCATCTGATTTATTTGCTCGAAGCATGTCAGGTAGCCCTTTGGTTATGCAGCGAAAACGTGCATCACCTGCACGTTCATTTCGGAACCAATTCTGCCGAAGTCGCGATGCTTGTCGGCGAACTGGGCGGGCCGCCCTGGAGCTTCACCGCCCACGGACCTGAGGAATTCGACAAGCCGAAATTCATCTCGCTTCCCGAAAAAATCAGGCGGGCTCGCTTTGTCGTCGCGGTCAGTTCATTCGGGCGCAGTCAGCTGTTTCGCAATGTCCCCCACGGGTATTGGCCGAAGATAAAGGTGGTCCATTGCGGGCTTGAGCCAGCTTTCCATGAAACCGACGCCACCGCGCCGGCGGGCAGCGAACGACGATTGGTTTGCGTGGGGCGCTTGTGTGAACAGAAGGGGCAGCTGCTGCTGATCGAGGCAGCGCGGCTGCTGGCGGAGCGCGGGACAAAATTCGAACTGGTGCTCGCCGGCGATGGCGAAATGCGCGGCGAGATCGAGACGCTCGTCGCAAAATACAAGCTGGCTGGAATTGTGCGAATAACGGGCTGGATCAGCAGTGACGAGGTGCGGGCCGAAATTCTCGCAGCCCGCGCGCTGGTGTTGCCGAGCTTCGCCGAAGGTCTGCCGGTCGTCATCATGGAAGCCATGGCGCTCCGCAGACCGGTCATCAGCACGTTCGTCGCCGGCATCCCCGAACTGATCGCACACGGTGAGCACGGTTGGCTGGTTCCTGCCGGCGACCTCGTGAGCCTGGCCACGGCAATGGAAGAATGCCTCGGCACCGCGCCGGAAGCGCTCACGCGAATGGGACAAAGTGCCCGCCAAAGGGCCTTGGAGCGCCATGATGTCGACAAGGAAGCAGCTAAGCTGATTGGGCTGATTAAAGCCTAGACCGGGCGGTTGGGCCGACAAATTGCCGGCGACCCCGGTTGCGCCATACCTCATACTTCCAGGAAGTGAGATGAGGATATCGCTTTCGCTGCTGGCGGTTGTGACGATGATCGGCTCGCTGCAGCCGTCCGTTGGTCAGGTCAACATGCAGTATAGCGGCCGCTATGGCGGACAGTACGCCGGCCAGTATGGCGGGCAATTTAGCGGCCAGTACAGCGGGCAGTATTACGGACGCGGGAGCAGCGACCAGACCGCTTCGCCAAACGCGCTGGATAGAAAGCTTGATATAATTGGCGCTCCGGTCAATTCCGGTTCGTGCGGTCAACTCTACTATCCGTCACCTGGAACGGACTATGTAATGCACGATCGTCAGGGCGCCGCTGTTATTAGCGCGGCGCGTCTTCCCTGATCGGCTCCTGACCGCATTAGCGAACAGCAAAAGACCGCCGTGGGCGGTCTTGGCATTTGTGAACTTCGTCAGACCCGCACAGGCCGTCGCAGAGCCGACGTCTTTCCGGTGATCCAGCCGGTTCGGCGTCCAGTTATCGATGC encodes the following:
- a CDS encoding alginate O-acetyltransferase AlgX-related protein is translated as MIKILTVLAIIFSGFVSVLFRGGDSLYDILKTAPLNDYMSGSLSGKIDRAVFDAIPRSTGLNGLSAGLLYKGLRDAGPQVWAGCNDWLYSAEELRVDRRDAEHMAARLRLLPRLVQAFAERKILLVVVPVPDKAEQVEEQLCGISADASRVRANAWARAAGATKLHQVNLRDQWPRPGYWRTDTHWDSTGAQFAAEAVAELVNGAMGAGTERVSLTRGVRHERPGDLARLAGLQDAPKWLAPAAEYTEDARATIQRSGGLLDDATAPSVLLAGSSFSQNSGFIEYLQMALAREVAQVSEAGGGFAGALLKLLQQKPDRLAGAKVVIWEWPMRSLVAPLSDPERQMLRQIEGH
- a CDS encoding alginate O-acetyltransferase AlgX-related protein, which translates into the protein MRRSLANLIATTAVFFATTTVSVARDAVLEGKQNWLFAGWESLTTTKPAAEKSSIGLIADASRQFAKRNIKLIVLIVPLKPRYYESLLPDGAAMSDDIRKRYDTLLTELRAGGVAAIDVRDAFKSVVAGKQEVFYRADFHWTTFAAEASADQVAALILSSSPLPGKTGTGMKLGEWINDRHLGDLAANFLSPERKREIGPEAYVIRQAPKAAAGLLDSDPAPVAVVGNSFVQPYFGFSQRLSNKIDRPVSLKWNPGDIGPWATLLQCIKSSEFTGHPPQFVVWQFNEAQLQNGPDAVGEWAAQSIISPADWTARLQDALRN
- a CDS encoding NfrA family protein, yielding MAVLCSGAVAQVADTGPPLEGEAYTATETAYKAFGQGDYKASAASAAEAVALRPDLLRLHLLLIDSLVAAGDLTQAEQATKAASAAFAGNQELEGRQANIRQRLAQRPASEGYKAFERGDAKAAVRAARSAVEYAPDSMSYRLLLLSAQLADGNFNDAVATATGANKLDPGNYVPLVWRGYLYQKLGNRAQAVSDFNAALATPNLTDIEKKNIRLIAADAALANGDFRTARELLADYSKTDPAVVTRLGDADAAAEKKATLKGDGKLMPMPVQTCRDTPYGSVCSLEAPAVQSVATPIIPVDKTAESFEAAGKAYQASRAKNYSLAIEEARKAVEASPETVANHLLLVNLMISAGRPADAEVAASRAIARGHGTAEIYAQRGYARNLQHNRRGAMADWETALQRGLPPDQARNVRLSLADAALAAKDPQRALRALQRLPVSYDTAIRRAYALQALDRKEESIAEFRTAERLGPTTVQRDAALRAQINTLLELKRKPEARAIFDEAIARGRLSTMRDADLAYLAVAVGNDEVALSRFDRAHDRGQLPPRATIDAGYTAMRQFQNPKAIAYLMEGVDAKVDGRINIDDQKLFETRRTISDLSRVWGINSSITYGKVGSAPNPFLIVNNPASTYTSQLGTEFYYRPPEFGNRNGALFDVFVRLFETLYDQAGGPTGLRTTQGMVGARWKPFSDHNLVLEVDKLIALGDAARNDTLLRAAYSYTVGTDLRAIDTHWPTWYVYAEVDKFLEKSQLVGIAEGRFGHSFRLDPISRNLVFFPHAVLAASYDDSFANHEAYSVGAGGSLRYWFGETKYLAPPSYWELTLQYRFRIAGDKRAEGIFAQTSINY
- a CDS encoding glycosyltransferase family 2 protein; this translates as MLILAALAGLLSVPVAVLLVEVIAALKAPRLELFEVRELNSEKRVAVIVPAHNESLGLVPTLQDIKSQLRAGDRLIVIADNCTDDTAAVAAEAGAEVVVRDDRERIGKGFAMGWGIAHLAQDPPDFVLFVDADCRLQADLLEGLKRVCQQVQRPVQALFMMRSAENSPINHSFAEFAWILRNWIRPLGLRNLHCPVQLMGTGMMFPWNAINSVPLASGHLVEDLKLGLDLAQAGKAPYFFPFVKVTSTFPTSAKGTESQRQRWVQGHLAMIGRFVPQLLAAGLKRGDANVLVLALDLLVPPLSLLVLMIVGMVGLTSLVTLLGGPWLPTLIAGGNLAGFILCALLAWFKFGREVFPAHEVLSFGSFAFRKIGFYSRMLLGGTASHWIRTDRSTPN
- a CDS encoding glycosyltransferase; the encoded protein is MKIAYLINHYPAVSHSFIRREILALERLGHEIVRISVRGWDDAQRGSEDQQEQARTRYVLRGGAVPLLASFLRILATNPVGLFRAFVLTLKVGLRAERPLPVHLIYLLEACQVALWLCSENVHHLHVHFGTNSAEVAMLVGELGGPPWSFTAHGPEEFDKPKFISLPEKIRRARFVVAVSSFGRSQLFRNVPHGYWPKIKVVHCGLEPAFHETDATAPAGSERRLVCVGRLCEQKGQLLLIEAARLLAERGTKFELVLAGDGEMRGEIETLVAKYKLAGIVRITGWISSDEVRAEILAARALVLPSFAEGLPVVIMEAMALRRPVISTFVAGIPELIAHGEHGWLVPAGDLVSLATAMEECLGTAPEALTRMGQSARQRALERHDVDKEAAKLIGLIKA